The Citrifermentans bemidjiense Bem genome window below encodes:
- a CDS encoding DNA-processing protein DprA codes for MAATQLYLGLLAGKVIKGAAMYSIGNEEILMQQKVAFLCSRKVPQGVAVKARRWADEQRELGRCVISGYHSPLEKAVLCRLLLGTQPIIVAMAQGLGRIDPEWGAHISAGRLLVISRYAESVTHPCESKCYQRNKMMMDLADQVVIAHASPGGKLELLCAAYPGKIFFL; via the coding sequence GTGGCGGCAACCCAGCTATACTTGGGGCTGCTCGCGGGGAAGGTGATAAAGGGGGCGGCGATGTATTCGATCGGCAACGAAGAAATCTTGATGCAGCAAAAGGTCGCTTTCCTTTGTTCCCGGAAGGTTCCCCAAGGGGTTGCGGTGAAGGCGCGCCGGTGGGCCGACGAGCAGCGGGAACTGGGAAGATGCGTCATCTCCGGCTATCACTCTCCCCTGGAGAAGGCGGTGCTTTGCCGCCTCCTGCTGGGAACACAGCCGATCATCGTCGCCATGGCGCAGGGGCTCGGGAGGATCGACCCCGAATGGGGAGCGCACATCTCAGCGGGGCGCCTGCTGGTGATCTCGCGCTACGCCGAAAGTGTGACCCATCCCTGCGAATCCAAATGCTATCAACGCAACAAGATGATGATGGATCTTGCCGACCAGGTAGTCATTGCCCATGCCTCTCCAGGAGGAAAACTGGAGCTGCTCTGTGCAGCGTACCCAGGAAAGATCTTCTTTTTGTAG
- the feoB gene encoding ferrous iron transport protein B — MSTQLKCKESLEETEGNLAAAQQPAQDRVITVAVAGNPNSGKSTLINAIAGTRLHVGNWAGVTVEKKEAQLDYAGRKIRLVDLPGTYSLSPYTQEEIVARDYLVNERPDLIVNVVDATNLERNLYLTVQLLELGIPVVMALNIYDEAQAKGYEIDVEGIEKMLGVAVVPTSATKKTGLDELFKSVLAAADDLAGHMPRKLTYGEDIEAAAEQVADELRHRNLPLLGRYPQRWLLLKLMEEDSHVLEQMKLDRLDFLDQALHHLKKAHGDDMESIMADARYSLASGLTREVLQKPELRQTELTEKIDRIVLNRFLGIPIFLGAMWLLFKLTFDLSAPFGGWIGAMTEGPFKRWASALLLPLGAPDWTVSLVNDGVIAGVGSVLVFVPVIFAMMFFITFLEGSGYMARAAFVMDRTMHSIGLHGKSFIPMLLGFGCNVPGIYATRTLENPKDKVLTALLVPLMSCGARLPVYVVFVSAFFPNNSSTVIWSLYVMGILLAVLMGLLFKRTLFRGEAPMFIMELPPYRMPSFSSLCVHTWEKGKHFLFKAGTYIFAVSILVWFLLNLPWGVQHKRDSYLGQAGAVVAPVFQPLGFGNWEAASSLISGVIAKEIVVGTMGEIYAPQKDEKGEVPTLKEDLKEIAVSFGAACNKAVKTLFYLPVPEEKEKDRSSLRHALQGVFTPLSSYAFMVFVLLYMPCVVAIAAMRQEFGTWKWAVVGLVYQTMLAWSAALIIYQGGSFLGFGG; from the coding sequence GTGAGCACGCAATTGAAATGCAAGGAAAGCCTGGAGGAGACGGAGGGGAACCTCGCCGCGGCGCAGCAGCCGGCGCAGGATCGGGTCATCACCGTGGCCGTTGCGGGAAACCCCAACTCCGGGAAGTCGACCCTTATCAACGCCATCGCCGGGACCAGGCTCCACGTCGGCAACTGGGCCGGGGTCACGGTTGAGAAAAAGGAGGCCCAGCTCGACTACGCCGGCAGGAAGATCAGGCTGGTCGATCTCCCCGGCACCTACTCGCTCTCCCCCTACACCCAGGAGGAGATCGTGGCGCGTGACTACCTGGTCAACGAGCGTCCCGACCTGATCGTCAACGTGGTCGACGCCACCAACCTGGAGCGCAACCTTTACCTCACCGTCCAGCTTCTGGAACTGGGAATCCCGGTGGTGATGGCGCTCAACATCTACGACGAGGCGCAGGCGAAAGGGTATGAGATCGATGTCGAGGGGATCGAGAAGATGCTGGGCGTAGCCGTGGTCCCCACCTCGGCCACCAAGAAAACCGGCCTCGATGAACTCTTCAAGTCGGTGCTGGCCGCGGCGGACGACCTGGCCGGGCATATGCCGAGGAAGCTTACCTACGGCGAGGACATCGAGGCTGCGGCGGAGCAGGTGGCGGACGAGCTGCGCCACCGCAACTTGCCCCTTTTGGGGCGCTACCCGCAGCGCTGGCTTTTGCTGAAGCTGATGGAAGAGGACAGCCACGTCCTGGAGCAGATGAAGCTCGACCGTCTCGATTTCCTGGACCAGGCGCTGCATCACCTGAAAAAGGCCCACGGCGACGACATGGAATCGATCATGGCCGACGCCCGTTATTCGCTCGCCTCCGGGCTCACCCGCGAGGTGCTGCAAAAGCCGGAGCTCAGGCAGACGGAGCTGACCGAGAAGATCGACCGGATAGTGCTGAACCGCTTCCTGGGCATCCCCATCTTCCTGGGCGCCATGTGGCTTCTGTTCAAGCTGACCTTCGATCTCTCCGCCCCCTTCGGGGGATGGATTGGCGCCATGACCGAAGGCCCATTCAAAAGGTGGGCGTCGGCGCTTTTGCTGCCGCTGGGAGCGCCGGATTGGACCGTATCGCTCGTGAACGACGGGGTCATAGCCGGCGTGGGGTCGGTGCTGGTGTTCGTCCCGGTCATTTTCGCCATGATGTTCTTCATCACCTTCCTCGAAGGGAGCGGCTACATGGCCCGGGCCGCCTTCGTCATGGACCGCACCATGCATTCCATCGGCCTGCACGGGAAGTCCTTCATACCGATGCTGCTCGGCTTTGGTTGCAACGTGCCTGGGATCTACGCCACCCGGACCCTGGAGAACCCCAAGGACAAGGTGCTGACCGCTCTTTTGGTACCGCTCATGTCGTGCGGCGCGCGCCTGCCGGTGTATGTCGTCTTCGTGTCTGCCTTCTTCCCGAACAACTCGAGCACCGTTATCTGGTCGCTCTACGTGATGGGGATTCTGCTCGCCGTGCTGATGGGGCTCCTCTTCAAGAGGACGCTCTTTCGCGGCGAAGCGCCCATGTTCATCATGGAGCTGCCTCCCTACCGGATGCCCTCTTTCAGCAGCCTCTGCGTGCACACCTGGGAGAAGGGAAAGCACTTCCTGTTCAAGGCCGGCACCTACATCTTCGCCGTCTCCATCCTGGTCTGGTTTCTTTTGAACCTCCCCTGGGGGGTGCAGCACAAGCGCGATTCCTATCTTGGTCAGGCGGGCGCGGTGGTGGCGCCGGTGTTCCAGCCCCTGGGCTTTGGCAACTGGGAGGCGGCCTCGTCCCTGATCTCCGGGGTCATTGCCAAAGAGATCGTCGTTGGCACCATGGGCGAAATCTACGCGCCGCAGAAGGACGAGAAAGGGGAGGTGCCGACCCTGAAGGAGGACCTGAAGGAGATTGCAGTTTCCTTTGGAGCCGCCTGCAACAAGGCCGTGAAGACACTGTTCTACCTGCCGGTGCCGGAGGAGAAGGAGAAGGACCGTTCTTCGCTGAGACACGCGCTACAGGGGGTTTTTACTCCTCTGTCCTCCTATGCCTTCATGGTCTTCGTCCTGCTCTACATGCCGTGCGTGGTGGCGATCGCGGCGATGCGCCAGGAGTTCGGCACCTGGAAATGGGCGGTCGTGGGGCTCGTGTATCAGACAATGCTGGCCTGGTCGGCGGCACTTATCATCTACCAGGGGGGGAGCTTCCTGGGGTTTGGAGGCTGA
- a CDS encoding FeoA family protein: MIPLGILGAGESGEIVEILLGKTEGSVARGELEKTAIRVEDMGIRVGRSVEMLKNGGGTVLLRVDESRIAIARRMAMKIMVRR; this comes from the coding sequence ATGATACCACTCGGAATTTTAGGTGCAGGCGAAAGCGGCGAGATAGTAGAGATCCTTTTGGGCAAGACGGAAGGTTCCGTGGCGCGAGGCGAGCTGGAAAAGACGGCGATCCGGGTGGAGGACATGGGAATCCGGGTGGGAAGAAGCGTGGAGATGCTGAAAAACGGCGGCGGCACGGTCCTGCTCAGGGTGGACGAATCGAGAATCGCCATCGCCAGGCGCATGGCAATGAAAATCATGGTGAGGAGGTAG
- a CDS encoding FeoA family protein: protein MNLAKLKPGEKGKITAIGSIGPLKRRLMDMGVLVGEEVKVLKVAPMGDPIEVNIKSYSLSLRKKEAEGIAVEVAG from the coding sequence ATGAATCTGGCAAAACTGAAGCCGGGGGAAAAAGGGAAGATCACCGCCATCGGGTCCATCGGGCCCCTGAAGCGGCGCCTCATGGACATGGGGGTGCTGGTGGGCGAAGAGGTGAAGGTGCTCAAAGTGGCCCCGATGGGGGATCCGATCGAGGTCAACATCAAAAGTTACAGCCTGTCGCTGCGCAAGAAGGAAGCGGAAGGCATCGCGGTGGAGGTGGCAGGGTGA
- a CDS encoding Fur family transcriptional regulator, protein MQMKQQVKERFNHFLSRKHLKTTLQRNLVVDAMVELGRHTHVDELYLLLRAKYPYIGHATVYRSLRLLAESGLAREIYLGDGITRYELARQGERHDYLVCSDCGTVTEFENSSVEKEQLRLAHNLGFAIETLKIELKGLCRHCQVRHSNTN, encoded by the coding sequence ATGCAAATGAAGCAGCAGGTGAAAGAGCGGTTCAACCATTTCCTTTCCAGAAAACATCTCAAGACGACTTTGCAGCGCAACCTTGTGGTCGACGCGATGGTCGAGCTGGGCCGGCACACCCACGTCGACGAGCTTTATCTGCTCTTGCGTGCGAAGTATCCCTATATCGGCCATGCCACTGTTTATCGCTCCTTGAGGCTCCTTGCCGAGTCCGGTCTCGCCCGCGAGATCTATCTTGGTGATGGGATCACCCGTTATGAGCTGGCCCGGCAGGGCGAACGGCATGACTATCTTGTTTGCAGCGACTGCGGCACCGTCACCGAGTTTGAAAACAGCTCGGTCGAGAAAGAACAGCTAAGGCTTGCTCATAATCTCGGCTTCGCGATCGAGACACTGAAGATCGAGCTCAAGGGCCTTTGCCGCCACTGTCAGGTACGCCATTCCAACACTAACTGA
- a CDS encoding carbohydrate porin produces MNFKKIPVATAFFLGSLLLSSGAAFALHPDLVVPERVELKHKACQDIVRLGAKYKVEGLFTPEFLEGKQHDCSRIDVALAVQLLTEKMAEKAVKEGNQAVDREDLLLLADLKEELRAEMLLVGTRTFESRYQDLGTRFTALTKNISLSGGMVGVLQGTVGHSPKDHADTVGRADLVFNFKVGENTIAVLDLEATGGEGIDKTARMNSFSGLNGLAGSTGDRVRFREAWVEHSAFDDRMVLTAGKVDLSNYFDSNAVANDETGQFLAGAFVHSAVLPFPANGPGARVAAKLTDSLVVGLGYGSGDAGSEDSSDSADIFSHGFGIAELDYKVKAGNLEGNYRLYAALDGAVAGKLEQKNAWNFGASLDQQLTDKLTLFARYGQRDKDVYEVQQAWSAGGQYVGLFPSRKNDVLGVAYGQIKAHSSIADTQEKLTEVYYKFKVNDQIEIAPVAQYLVHPAGVRGNDDVLALALRARISF; encoded by the coding sequence ATGAATTTCAAGAAGATTCCGGTAGCAACTGCTTTCTTTTTAGGGAGCCTTTTACTTTCTTCCGGAGCGGCTTTCGCGCTGCATCCGGACCTGGTGGTTCCGGAGAGGGTGGAACTGAAGCACAAGGCCTGCCAGGACATTGTGCGGCTCGGAGCGAAGTACAAGGTGGAGGGGCTCTTCACTCCGGAGTTCCTGGAGGGAAAGCAGCACGACTGCAGCCGGATCGATGTCGCGCTGGCGGTGCAGCTTTTGACCGAGAAAATGGCGGAAAAAGCGGTGAAGGAGGGGAACCAGGCCGTGGACAGGGAAGACCTGCTGCTGCTCGCGGACCTGAAGGAGGAACTGCGCGCCGAGATGCTGCTGGTCGGTACCAGGACCTTCGAGTCCCGTTACCAGGACCTGGGCACCAGGTTCACCGCGCTCACCAAGAACATCTCCCTTAGCGGCGGCATGGTCGGCGTGCTCCAGGGGACCGTCGGCCACAGCCCCAAAGATCACGCCGATACCGTGGGACGCGCCGATCTGGTCTTCAACTTCAAGGTGGGGGAGAACACCATCGCCGTCCTCGACCTCGAAGCGACCGGCGGCGAAGGGATCGACAAGACCGCTCGCATGAACTCGTTCTCGGGCCTGAACGGCCTGGCCGGATCCACCGGCGACCGGGTCAGATTCCGCGAGGCGTGGGTCGAGCATTCGGCCTTCGACGACCGGATGGTGCTGACCGCCGGCAAGGTCGACCTTTCCAACTACTTCGATTCCAACGCGGTCGCCAACGACGAGACCGGGCAGTTCCTGGCCGGCGCCTTCGTCCACTCCGCCGTGCTCCCTTTCCCTGCTAACGGGCCCGGCGCAAGGGTGGCCGCGAAACTGACCGATTCCCTCGTCGTAGGCCTTGGCTATGGCAGCGGCGATGCGGGCAGCGAAGACAGCTCCGACTCAGCCGACATCTTCAGCCACGGCTTTGGCATCGCGGAACTCGATTACAAGGTGAAGGCAGGGAATCTGGAAGGGAACTACCGTCTCTATGCGGCCTTGGACGGAGCAGTCGCCGGCAAGTTGGAGCAGAAAAACGCCTGGAACTTCGGCGCGAGCCTCGACCAGCAGCTGACCGACAAGCTGACCCTCTTCGCCCGCTACGGCCAGCGCGACAAGGATGTCTACGAGGTCCAGCAGGCCTGGAGCGCCGGCGGGCAGTACGTCGGGCTTTTCCCCTCCAGGAAGAACGACGTTCTCGGCGTAGCCTACGGCCAGATCAAGGCGCACAGCTCCATCGCCGATACCCAGGAGAAGCTGACCGAGGTCTACTACAAGTTCAAGGTAAACGACCAGATCGAGATCGCGCCGGTGGCGCAGTACCTGGTCCACCCGGCCGGCGTGCGCGGCAACGACGACGTGCTGGCGCTGGCGCTGCGCGCCCGGATCAGCTTCTGA